The following are encoded in a window of Arctopsyche grandis isolate Sample6627 chromosome 4, ASM5162203v2, whole genome shotgun sequence genomic DNA:
- the RPA2 gene encoding replication protein A2 has product MWGENGQAGGGFFNSPNQYGGVNTPSNKGKSSKTGTRYSRTAPIVISQALKCSDDGLKIWGSEIQIVCIVARVLDIKVESTKIIYSIEDMTGRMKAMFWTGQDATDGDDDTSIPNVMVNTYVQLYGNIKTNKSKKVMSVFKIVNINDINAITNHYLQCMHNRIVMEAKSKKVDMSTDVEMSSHSAVPSNSMITNMDMGGATAGLNPRQLMVFNLIRTAKLEEGTSKEDMQVRLKDKMSKVELDKILEWMCGEGHIYSTIDEDHFRATDAS; this is encoded by the exons ATGTGGGGAG AAAATGGACAGGCAGGCGGTGGCTTCTTCAACTCTCCTAACCAATACGGCGGTGTCAACACACCGAGCAATAAAGGAAAAAGCTCCAAAACA ggtACAAGATATTCTCGCACAGCACCCATTGTCATATCGCAGGCTTTGAAATGTTCCGATGATGGATTAAAAATATGGGGTTCCGAGATTCAAATTGTTTGTATAGTCGCTCGAGTACTTGACATCAAAGTTGAAAGCACGAAAATAATTTACTCCATAGAAGATATGACGGGCAGAATGAAAGCAATGTTTTGGACTGGTCAAGACGCTACAGACGGTGACGAT GATACATCTATTCCAAACGTTATGGTCAACACATACGTTCAACTTTatggaaacattaaaactaACAAGTCAAAAAAAGTTATGAGCGTTTTTAAAATAGTCAATATCAACGATATTAACGCTATTACAAATCATTATTTGCAATGTATGCACAATAGAATTGTAATGGAGGCAAAATCGAAAAAg GTTGATATGAGCACTGATGTCGAGATGTCTTCCCATTCCGCCGTACCGTCAAATTCTATGATAACGAATATGGATATGGGAGGTGCAACTGCTGGCTTAAATCCGAGGCAGTTGATGGTTTTCAATCTAATAAGAACTGCCAAATTGGAAGAAGGTACCAGCAAAGAAGATATGCAAGTCAGGTTGAAAGATAAAATGTCGAAAGTTGAACTTGA TAAAATATTGGAATGGATGTGCGGCGAAGGACACATATATTCAACAATCGATGAAGATCATTTCCGAGCTACTGACGCTTCGTAa
- the LOC143910230 gene encoding spindle assembly abnormal protein 6 homolog, producing the protein MYMCYVERQFCCAVFRKLLTVVEMRPDFCGTSGPPALTPLYSGVHSVRLRGTVEQLRNLTLTITITNTHGDSKMKVVLSDASDPSFLCVLIIAPTDYDDIKKTQGLLVDFDDFPTQFIRLLQQCDSGNMFLSLFQQGPSNIYLEIVERNDFKRLVHLSLKTVPASDADIKKNMAENILLLQKNLANVTSTLSSKEAMFLEKEKFLEMRVNDLNNSLSQLNEEKLQRENEFQDLFKRERDRLEREKQEWKKCAELNSKNLNDTLQETISRKERQLEDITSRSRQLQDTITSLESQIIDKSQRVLTLEKQLHTARSDADTWRNQNGTLDRKYQEKDQNLQQTRTRLSDTEKALNDKSNMLRDALDSLQTLKREKTNFEEKANHHEALSNKRSIELQNINEDLLKANQIIAKQNKDILESREKLMCRTALVYELEKVIERNSDSKNQFEEKETKLFIEIEKHEKTIEKLQSELESHKQAVEEKGEIIKNNNAVIQWLHKKVDAVQSVNDLVSSVSSRVTPSTHTTTHFTVPHLVIEDDESPREGHRLSNIYSAGLTRGSASDKGIQSARHQREFDHDQFSLDPVYLQPSGQTTTRTSNRTKSQDSLTKGILEAPKGSKTMGGKNNKPTDQKKTRNDRLTPLPPAVSAYFRK; encoded by the exons atgtacatgtgttatgTCGAACGTCAGTTTTGTTGTGCTGTGTTTCGAAAGTTATTAACGGTCGTTGAAATGCGTCCCGATTTTTGTGGAACTTCTGGTCCTCCAGCTCTGACGCCTCTCTATTCTGGTGTCCATTCTGTGCGCTTGCGAGGAACCGTCGAGCAACTTCGTAATTTGACACTCACCATCACCATCACAAACACTCATGGAGACTCTAAAATG AAGGTAGTGCTGTCAGACGCATCGGATCCTAGTTTCCTGTGCGTTTTAATAATTGCACCAACAGACTACGATGACATTAAAAAGACACAAGGTTTGCTGGTCGACTTTGACGATTTTCCTACACAATTCATTCGTTTGTTGCAGCAGTGTGATTCCGGAAACAT GTTTTTGTCGCTATTTCAACAAGGTccgtcaaatatatatttagaaattgttgaaagaaatgattttaaaaggCTTGTTCACTTGTCACTCAAAACCGTACCAGCTTCTGATGCAGATATAAAGAAAAACATGgctgaaaatattttactattgcAA AAAAATCTTGCAAATGTTACATCTACGTTGAGTTCCAAAGAAGCAATGTTTCTCGAAAAGGAAAAATTTCTTGAAATGAGAGTTAATGATTTGAACAATTCGCTGTCACAACTCAATGAAGAAAAATTACAACGGGAAAACGAATTTcaagatttatttaaaagaGAACGTGATAGGCTTGAacga GAAAAGCAAGAATGGAAAAAATGTGCTGAACTGAATTCTAAAAATCTAAACGATACACTGCAAGAAACTATCTCTAGGAAAGAAAGACAATTGGAAGACATAACATCTAGAAGTCGGCAACTTCAAGATACCATTACCTCATTAGAATcacaaataat agaTAAAAGCCAACGAGTACTTACATTAGAAAAACAACTTCACACGGCAAGGTCTGATGCTGACACTTGGCGAAATCAAAATGGAACATTAGATAGAAAATATCAGGAAAAGGATCAAAATCTTCAACAAACTAGAACTAGATTATCAGACACTGAAAAG gcaTTGAATGATAAATCAAATATGCTGAGGGACGCTTTGGATTCTTTGCAAACATTAAAACGAGAAAAG acTAACTTTGAAGAAAAAGCAAATCACCATGAAGCCTTGTCGAATAAGAGGAGTATAGAACTTCAAAATATTAACGAAGACCTACTCAAAGCTAATCAAATAATAGCAAAGCAAAACAAAGACATTTTGGAATCGCGAGAAAag CTAATGTGTCGAACAGCTTTAGTTTACGAACTAGAAAAAGTCATCGAAAGAAATTCAGACAGTAAAAATCAATTCGAGGAAAAGGAAACAAAATTGTTTATAGAAAttgaaaaacatgaaaaaactaTCGAAAAATTACAATCTGAATTGGAATCTCATAAGCAGGCAGTCGAAGAGAAGggagaaataattaaaaataataatgcgg TGATACAGTGGCTACATAAAAAGGTAGATGCGGTTCAATCGGTGAATGACTTGGTATCGTCGGTGAGTTCTAGAGTGACACCGTCTACCCATACGACTACACATTTCACGGTTCCACATTTAGTTATTGAAGATGATGAAAGTCCGCGTGAAGGTCACAGATTGTCCAATATTTATTCAGCCGGTTTGACCAGAGGCAGTGCTTCCGATAAAGGTATTCAAAGTGCGAGACACCAGCGGGAGTTCGATCACGATCAGTTCAGTTTAGACCCAGTTTACTTGCAACCATCAGGTCAAACCACAACAAGAACGTCAAATCGGACTAAATCTCaag ATTCTCTGACTAAAGGGATATTGGAGGCACCGAAAGGAAGTAAAACAATGGGAGGCAAGAATAATAAACCTACCGAtcaaaaaaaaacgagaaatgATCGCTTGACACCGCTCCCGCCTGCAGTTTCTGCCTATTTTCGTAAATGA